From the genome of Zalophus californianus isolate mZalCal1 chromosome 6, mZalCal1.pri.v2, whole genome shotgun sequence, one region includes:
- the RPUSD2 gene encoding RNA pseudouridylate synthase domain-containing protein 2, with protein MIWGRVVMWLGGHRWLPVLQQGFLNLRRLSAARIWGSWWRPMAETFSTGAEAATGLRAAVRQNGDACGDARGERTSGSPEPVGPGAEPAREVGKQTPLSEEKAPVAASGPGKRKKRRDAIRERVVPPPKKRRAGVSFGDEHFAETSYYFEGGLRKVRPYYFDFRTYCKGRWVGHSLLHVFGTEFRAQPLTYYEAAVRAGRLHLNEEPVQDLGVVLKDNDFLRNRVHRHEPPVTAEPVRLLAENEDVVVVDKPSSIPVHPCGRFRHNTVIFILGKEHQLKELHPLHRLDRLTSGVLMFAKTAAVSERIHEQVRDRQLEKEYVCRVEGEFPAEELICKEPILVVSYKVGVCRVDARGKPCETAFQRLSYNGHSSVVRCRPLTGRTHQIRVHLQFLGHPILNDPIYNSFAWGPSRGRGGHIPKTDEELLRDLVAEHQAKQSLDVLDLCEGDLSPGLIDSTAPSSELGKDHLEELATSAQKMDGAVEAAPQDLDTMALAPEKAAETDVVNQEIDPLCAECRLVRQDPVPQDLVMFLHALRYKGPGFEYFSPMPAWAQDDWQED; from the exons ATGATCTGGGGCCGAGTTGTCATGTGGCTGGGCGGCCACCGGTGGCTTCCAGTTCTTCAGCAAGGGTTCCTCAACCTCCGGCGCCTCAGCGCTGCCAGGATTTGGGGTAGTTGGTGGCGTCCGATGGCGGAAACATTCTCGACTGGGGCCGAGGCAGCGACCGGGCTGAGGGCTGCGGTTCGACAAAACGGAGACGCATGCGGCGACGCGAGGGGTGAGCGGACCTCCGGGAGCCCGGAACCTGTAGGCCCGGGAGCGGAGCCGGCCCGGGAGGTCGGgaagcagaccccactgagcgaggagaaGGCCCCGGTTGCAGCTTCGGGCCCAGGCAAGCGTAAAAAGCGACGGGACGCCATCAGGGAGCGCGTCGTGCCACCCCCGAAGAAGCGGCGGGCAGGGGTGAGCTTCGGCGATGAGCATTTTGCAGAGACCAGCTACTACTTTGAAGGAGGCCTGCGCAAAGTGCGGCCTTATTACTTTGACTTTCGGACCTACTGCAAAGGCCGCTGGGTGGGCCACAGCTTGCTGCACGTCTTCGGCACCGAATTCCGAGCCCAGCCCCTGACCTACTATGAGGCCGCAGTCCGGGCGGGGCGCCTGCATCTCAACGAGGAGCCGGTACAGGACCTCGGCGTTGTGCTCAAG GACAATGACTTCTTGAGGAACAGAGTGCACAGGCATGAACCACCAGTCACAGCAGAGCCTGTCCGCCTGCTAGCTGAGAATGAGGATGTGGTGGTTGTAGACAAGCCTTCTTCCATTCCTGTCCACCCTTGTGGCCGCTTCCGACACAACACTGTCATCTTCATCCTGGGCAAGGAGCACCAACTCAAGGAGCTACACCCATTGCATCGGCTTGACCGCCTTACCTCGGGGGTCCTCATGTTTGCCAAGACAGCAGCTGTCTCAGAGAGAATTCATGAGCAGGTTCGGGACCGGCAG CTGGAGAAGGAGTACGTGTGCCGAGTGGAGGGGGAGTTCCCCGCTGAGGAATTGATCTGCAAGGAGCCCATCTTGGTGGTATCTTACAAGGTAGGGGTATGCCGCGTAGATGCTCGGGGCAAGCCCTGTGAGACAGCGTTCCAGAGACTGAGCTACAATGGCCACTCCAGTGTGGTGCGGTGCCGGCCACTCACAGGCCGCACTCACCAGATCCGAGTCCACCTCCAGTTCCTGGGCCACCCCATCCTCAATGACCCCATCTACAACTCATTTGCGTGGGGCCCCTCCCGGGGCCGGGGCGGCCACATTCCCAAGACAGATGAGGAACTGCTTCGGGACCTTGTGGCAGAGCACCAGGCCAAACAGAGCCTGGATGTGCTAGATCTCTGTGAGGGCGATCTGTCCCCAGGACTCATAGACTCTACAGCTCCTTCCTCAGAGCTGGGCAAGGACCACCTAGAAGAGTTGGCTACATCTGCCCAGAAGATGGATGGAGCAGTTGAGGCAGCTCCTCAGGATCTGGACACAATGGCCTTGGCACCAGAGAAGGCAGCTGAAACAGATGTTGTGAATCAAGAGATAGACCCTCTCTGTGCAGAGTGCCGGCTGGTGCGACAGGACCCCGTGCCCCAGGACCTTGTGATGTTCCTGCATGCTCTGCGCTATAAAGGGCCAGGGTTTGAGTACTTTTCACCCATGCCTGCTTGGGCACAGGATGACTGGCAAGAAGACTGA